One Qiania dongpingensis genomic window carries:
- the aspS gene encoding aspartate--tRNA ligase: MSDMYRNKTMDQIGEGDVGAELKIAGWVENIRDHGGVSFIDLRDMYGVMQVVLKDTGLLKGIRKEECISVEGLIQHRDEETYNPKIPTGTIELEAHSIKMLGKVYRDLPFEVTSSKDIREDVRLKYRYLDLRNQKVKENILFRSKVIRYLREKMTELGFVEIQTPILCASSPEGARDYIVPSRKYKGKFYALPQAPQQYKQLLMVSGFDKYFQIAPCFRDEDARADRSPGEFYQLDFEMSFATQEDVFRVGEEVLTGAFKEFAPEGYEITEAPYPVISYKQAMLEFGTDKPDLRNPLRILDVTEFFQGCTFKPFHKKTVRAIKVHAKLSKGFHEKLLKFAQSIGMGGLGYLEVKEDMSYKGPIDKFIPDEKKTELAELAGLAADDVIFFVADNEERAAKYAGQIRNELGERLELIEKKAYRFCYVNDFPMFELDEETKKVGFTHNPFSMPQGGLEALNTKDPLDILAYQYDIVCNGVELSSGAVRNHDMDVMVKAFEIAGYDEETLKNKFGALYSAFQFGAPPHAGMAPGVDRMIMLLRNEENIREVIAFPMSGTAQDLMCGAPGEVTEQQLREVHIKVRQ; the protein is encoded by the coding sequence ATGTCAGACATGTATCGAAACAAGACCATGGACCAAATTGGAGAAGGGGACGTGGGAGCGGAACTGAAAATCGCAGGCTGGGTGGAAAATATCCGTGACCACGGAGGCGTGTCTTTCATCGATTTACGTGATATGTACGGAGTGATGCAGGTGGTTCTCAAGGATACGGGCCTCTTAAAAGGAATTCGTAAAGAGGAATGCATTTCTGTAGAAGGATTGATCCAACACCGGGATGAGGAGACGTATAACCCGAAGATTCCTACCGGTACCATTGAACTGGAGGCGCACAGCATTAAAATGCTTGGCAAGGTCTACCGGGATCTGCCCTTTGAGGTCACTTCTTCCAAAGATATCCGGGAGGATGTCCGTTTGAAATACCGCTATTTGGATCTCCGGAACCAAAAGGTAAAGGAAAATATTCTGTTCCGTTCCAAAGTCATCCGTTACCTGAGAGAAAAGATGACAGAGCTGGGGTTTGTGGAGATTCAGACGCCGATCCTCTGCGCTTCCTCTCCGGAAGGAGCCAGGGATTATATCGTTCCTTCCAGGAAATATAAAGGAAAGTTCTATGCTCTGCCCCAGGCGCCCCAGCAGTATAAACAGCTTCTGATGGTATCTGGTTTCGATAAATATTTTCAGATCGCGCCCTGCTTCCGTGATGAGGATGCCCGTGCGGACCGTTCTCCGGGAGAATTCTATCAGCTGGATTTTGAGATGAGCTTTGCCACCCAGGAGGATGTGTTTCGGGTGGGCGAGGAAGTGCTGACCGGGGCATTTAAAGAGTTCGCACCGGAGGGTTACGAGATTACCGAGGCGCCTTATCCGGTCATCAGCTATAAGCAGGCCATGCTGGAATTTGGCACGGACAAGCCAGATCTTCGGAACCCGCTTCGGATATTGGATGTGACGGAATTTTTCCAGGGCTGTACCTTTAAGCCCTTTCATAAGAAGACGGTCCGGGCGATCAAGGTCCACGCGAAGCTGTCCAAGGGCTTCCATGAAAAGCTTTTGAAGTTCGCTCAGTCGATAGGCATGGGCGGTCTGGGTTACCTGGAGGTAAAGGAGGACATGTCCTATAAGGGACCGATCGATAAATTCATCCCCGATGAGAAAAAGACGGAGCTGGCAGAGCTGGCAGGACTCGCTGCGGATGATGTGATTTTCTTTGTGGCCGACAATGAGGAAAGAGCGGCAAAATACGCGGGCCAGATTCGAAATGAGCTGGGCGAGCGGCTGGAGCTCATAGAAAAGAAAGCGTACCGTTTCTGCTATGTCAACGATTTCCCGATGTTTGAGCTGGATGAGGAGACTAAGAAGGTCGGATTCACCCATAATCCGTTCTCTATGCCGCAGGGCGGCCTGGAAGCGCTGAATACGAAGGATCCTCTGGATATCCTGGCTTATCAGTATGACATCGTCTGCAACGGCGTGGAGCTGTCCTCAGGAGCTGTCCGGAACCATGATATGGATGTCATGGTGAAGGCTTTCGAGATTGCCGGATATGATGAGGAAACACTTAAAAATAAATTCGGCGCCCTTTACAGTGCGTTCCAGTTTGGAGCGCCGCCCCACGCAGGCATGGCGCCGGGGGTTGACAGGATGATCATGCTTCTGAGAAACGAAGAAAATATCCGGGAGGTGATCGCATTCCCCATGAGCGGGACGGCTCAGGATCTGATGTGCGGCGCGCCGGGAGAAGTGACGGAGCAGCAGCTCAGGGAGGTTCACATTAAAGTGCGTCAGTAA
- a CDS encoding MATE family efflux transporter: protein MKTQVNLGKDSVFSLVLHLAIPTMIANFVNVLYNIVDRMFIGNIPKVGGLALAGAGVCGPIVTLLTSFGSLIGLGGSILFSMRLGEGRKKEAETILSNSFLMLAAVSAVLTFLFLILKNKLLMWFGASAVTFPYANTYMTIYTLGTFFALMAVGLNYFITCQGFASVSMVTVLIGAVSNIILDPIFIFVFRMGVAGAAVATVLSQMFSCLFALSFLFGRRVSVRITFGNYSSSLMRRIIHLGISPFLIMATDSIIMIVLNSSLQRYGGPAEGDLLITAGTIIQSYMLIITSTMLGISSGTQAILSYNYGAKQADRIKQAEKYILMLCLIFTSVMFLISRLLPAYFARIFTSDPSQIRMAVWGIHVCTLSIIPLSFQYAFVDGLTALGCTRAALTLSMFRKGSYVIFVLALPAFLGAKNAFYAEPLCDILGSAAATISFFLIFQKHLDRRMHEVPPPLRNDSPMKTV, encoded by the coding sequence ATGAAAACGCAGGTAAATTTAGGGAAAGATTCCGTATTTTCTCTTGTGCTGCATTTGGCCATACCGACCATGATCGCCAATTTTGTCAACGTCCTTTACAATATTGTAGACCGGATGTTCATCGGCAATATTCCCAAGGTGGGAGGACTCGCTCTCGCAGGCGCGGGCGTCTGCGGCCCCATCGTGACTCTTCTGACTTCCTTCGGTTCCCTCATCGGCCTGGGCGGTTCTATTCTTTTTTCCATGCGTCTGGGCGAGGGACGAAAAAAAGAGGCAGAAACCATCCTGTCCAACAGTTTTCTGATGCTGGCGGCTGTGTCTGCCGTCCTCACGTTTCTGTTTCTCATCCTTAAAAACAAGCTGCTCATGTGGTTTGGCGCCAGCGCTGTCACATTTCCTTACGCCAATACCTATATGACCATCTATACCCTCGGGACCTTTTTCGCCCTGATGGCCGTCGGACTCAATTATTTCATCACCTGTCAGGGCTTTGCTTCCGTCAGCATGGTGACCGTACTGATCGGCGCAGTCTCAAACATCATCCTGGATCCCATCTTTATCTTTGTTTTCCGGATGGGTGTGGCCGGCGCCGCCGTCGCAACGGTGCTGTCCCAGATGTTTTCCTGCCTGTTCGCCCTCTCCTTCCTGTTTGGTCGGAGGGTATCCGTCCGCATCACCTTTGGAAACTATTCTTCCTCACTCATGCGGAGAATCATCCACCTGGGCATCTCCCCTTTTCTTATCATGGCCACCGACAGTATCATTATGATCGTACTGAACAGCTCCCTGCAGCGTTACGGCGGACCGGCAGAAGGCGATCTGCTGATCACAGCCGGCACGATCATCCAAAGCTACATGCTGATCATCACTTCCACCATGCTTGGCATATCCAGCGGCACTCAGGCCATCTTAAGCTATAATTACGGAGCAAAGCAGGCGGACCGGATCAAGCAGGCAGAAAAGTATATCTTGATGCTCTGTCTGATCTTCACCTCTGTCATGTTCCTCATCTCCCGGCTGCTGCCCGCTTATTTCGCCCGGATATTTACCAGCGATCCCTCTCAGATCCGCATGGCAGTCTGGGGAATCCATGTATGTACCTTATCCATCATACCTCTCAGCTTTCAATATGCTTTTGTGGATGGTCTGACAGCTCTGGGATGCACAAGGGCTGCGCTGACCCTTTCCATGTTCCGAAAGGGCTCCTATGTAATTTTCGTGCTGGCGCTGCCCGCGTTTCTCGGCGCTAAAAACGCCTTTTATGCGGAGCCGCTCTGTGATATCCTTGGCTCTGCAGCCGCCACCATCTCTTTCTTCCTCATATTCCAAAAGCATCTGGACAGGCGGATGCACGAAGTCCCGCCTCCGCTCAGAAACGATTCGCCGATGAAAACGGTATAG
- a CDS encoding ABC transporter permease, whose translation MSKGILMYPKLAATNIQKNSRTYVPYILTCILTTAMFFMIHSLAENPGLDDVLGSGTVRYTLGMATRVTGFFALIFLFYTNSFLMKRRKKEFGLYNILGMEKRHLGKVIFCETVDVAFLSLFLGLITGAVLNKLMFLLILHIFHIEGALQFVFSKKVFLDTCLLFLGIFLLIFLNSIRQIQFKSPMELLREGQAGEKEPKTRWFMAALGVLCLGAGYYMAVSIENPLAAVSFFFIAVFLVIVGTYCLFTAGSVALLKLLRRKKSYYYKPNHFISVSGMLYRMKQNAVGLANICILSTMVLVMVSSSLCLYSGMNDMLEERYPRSIMITTKDYSEQSVEAVKDRTRSVLSETGLSADQELSFAFLSFAALEKEDHFETDTGSGSVFEIDNLRELYVVTLEDYNKMTGKDQSLKENEILFCDKTGEYKKEAVRIFDKEYRIKEQAGEFLAGTGTMNDVSKSYILVVKDRRALEEWSALQSGAYGANASSIEAVYGFDLNVGDEEQIAFYQRLMDRMTAPSDPGEGVLNVSIDCRSSQRKSDTGMFGGLFFIGIFLGSLFIMATILIIYYKQISEGYDDKARFAIMKKVGMGYGEIKRSIHSQVLTVFFLPLLGAGIHVAFAFPFITRVLAIFQMTDIRLFALCMAGSFAVFAVFYLAVYQLTAKAYYKIVS comes from the coding sequence ATGAGTAAAGGAATCCTGATGTATCCGAAGCTGGCTGCCACCAATATTCAGAAAAACAGCAGGACATATGTCCCCTATATCCTGACCTGTATCCTGACTACGGCGATGTTTTTTATGATTCATTCGCTGGCAGAAAATCCGGGGCTCGATGACGTGCTGGGAAGCGGTACAGTCCGGTATACCCTGGGAATGGCAACCAGAGTGACCGGTTTTTTTGCTCTGATCTTTCTGTTCTATACCAACAGCTTCCTGATGAAAAGAAGAAAGAAGGAATTCGGGCTTTATAATATCCTTGGAATGGAAAAGCGCCATTTGGGAAAGGTGATTTTTTGTGAGACGGTGGATGTCGCGTTCCTGAGCCTTTTTCTTGGCCTGATCACCGGCGCCGTTCTGAACAAGCTCATGTTTCTTTTGATTCTCCATATTTTTCACATTGAGGGCGCGCTGCAGTTTGTATTTTCCAAAAAGGTATTTTTGGATACCTGTCTTTTGTTTCTCGGCATTTTTTTGCTGATCTTTCTGAACAGTATAAGACAGATACAGTTTAAGAGTCCGATGGAACTTTTACGGGAAGGACAGGCGGGTGAGAAAGAGCCGAAGACACGGTGGTTTATGGCCGCACTCGGCGTACTGTGCTTGGGCGCCGGCTATTACATGGCGGTATCCATTGAGAACCCGCTGGCGGCGGTATCCTTTTTCTTCATAGCCGTTTTCCTGGTGATCGTAGGGACATACTGTCTTTTCACGGCAGGAAGCGTGGCGCTTTTAAAGCTCCTGAGGCGGAAGAAGAGCTATTATTATAAGCCGAATCATTTTATATCGGTCTCCGGGATGTTGTATCGTATGAAGCAAAATGCGGTGGGGCTTGCCAACATCTGTATTTTATCCACAATGGTGTTAGTAATGGTGTCCTCTTCCCTCTGTCTTTATTCAGGGATGAATGATATGTTAGAGGAGCGGTATCCCAGAAGTATTATGATCACCACAAAGGATTATTCAGAGCAGTCTGTGGAAGCCGTCAAAGACCGTACCAGGTCGGTTTTATCGGAAACTGGTCTTTCTGCGGATCAGGAATTATCCTTCGCATTTCTGAGCTTTGCGGCCCTGGAAAAAGAGGATCATTTTGAAACGGATACCGGCTCCGGCTCTGTTTTTGAAATCGACAATCTGCGGGAGCTCTATGTGGTGACGCTGGAGGATTACAACAAGATGACCGGAAAGGATCAAAGCCTTAAGGAGAATGAAATCCTGTTCTGTGACAAGACCGGCGAATATAAAAAAGAAGCCGTCCGCATCTTTGATAAAGAGTATAGGATCAAAGAGCAGGCGGGAGAATTTCTGGCAGGGACCGGGACCATGAATGACGTGTCCAAAAGCTATATTCTGGTGGTGAAGGACCGCCGGGCCCTGGAAGAGTGGAGCGCGCTCCAGTCGGGGGCTTACGGGGCCAATGCTTCTTCCATAGAGGCAGTCTATGGATTTGACCTGAATGTGGGAGATGAGGAGCAGATAGCCTTTTATCAGAGACTCATGGACAGGATGACAGCTCCCTCGGATCCGGGAGAAGGAGTTCTGAATGTTTCCATTGACTGCCGGTCCAGTCAGAGGAAAAGTGATACGGGTATGTTTGGCGGGCTGTTTTTTATCGGAATCTTCCTGGGAAGCCTGTTTATCATGGCTACGATCCTGATCATTTATTATAAGCAGATTTCCGAAGGCTATGACGACAAAGCCCGCTTTGCCATCATGAAAAAGGTCGGAATGGGATATGGGGAGATCAAACGATCCATCCACTCCCAGGTGCTGACCGTATTCTTTCTGCCGCTGTTAGGAGCGGGAATACATGTTGCCTTTGCTTTTCCTTTCATTACCAGAGTGCTCGCTATTTTCCAGATGACGGATATCCGTTTGTTCGCCCTGTGCATGGCCGGAAGTTTTGCCGTCTTCGCCGTGTTTTACCTGGCTGTTTACCAGCTGACGGCGAAGGCCTATTATAAGATCGTCAGCTGA
- a CDS encoding alanine/glycine:cation symporter family protein produces MKVLENLLGLCNNFVWGIPMMALLFGTHLLLTIRLRAPQRKIFKALRLSVTEDEDSEGEMSQFGALATALAATLGTGNIIGVSIAVAMGGPGAVAWCWLTGVFGMATKYGESLLSVKYRVKDKDGGYVGGPMYVMENVLHCKPLAVVFAFFAICATFGTGCTVQANAISSVMSTAFNVKPAVTGAVVSVLAAIVMLGGAKAVSRACEKLVPFMAIFYMAGSGALLFINRAYLFPALKLIVTAAFTPRAALGGFVGSTILSASRHGIARGLFSDESGLGTAPMAAASARTRNSVRQALVSMTGTFWDTVVFCAVTGIVIVSSMLHKPAVFNGLSGGQLAEQSFGLMNQYGHVIFAVSLVIFAFATILGWSFYGERAVIYLFGGRGIKYYRLIYLAALFAGAVASMGVIWEFSDLLNGLMAVPNLICLLILQGVIVKETRYFLWGGHLDEKEELGE; encoded by the coding sequence ATGAAAGTATTGGAAAACCTTTTAGGTCTGTGTAACAATTTTGTATGGGGAATTCCCATGATGGCCCTTTTGTTCGGTACGCATCTGCTCTTGACTATCCGCCTTCGGGCGCCCCAGCGGAAAATATTCAAGGCTCTCCGGCTGTCGGTGACGGAAGATGAGGACAGCGAGGGGGAGATGAGCCAGTTCGGGGCCCTGGCGACGGCTCTGGCCGCGACACTCGGAACAGGAAATATCATCGGGGTATCCATAGCCGTTGCGATGGGAGGTCCGGGAGCGGTGGCCTGGTGCTGGCTGACCGGCGTATTCGGCATGGCGACGAAATACGGGGAATCTCTGCTGTCTGTGAAGTACCGTGTGAAGGATAAAGACGGAGGATATGTGGGCGGGCCCATGTATGTGATGGAGAATGTACTTCACTGTAAACCGCTGGCTGTGGTTTTTGCGTTTTTCGCGATCTGCGCCACCTTTGGCACCGGCTGTACCGTACAGGCCAATGCCATCAGCAGCGTCATGAGTACGGCGTTCAATGTAAAGCCTGCAGTTACGGGCGCAGTGGTATCGGTCCTGGCGGCCATCGTAATGCTGGGAGGTGCGAAAGCCGTTTCCCGGGCGTGTGAGAAGCTGGTGCCTTTTATGGCCATATTTTATATGGCGGGAAGCGGGGCCCTTTTGTTCATAAACCGGGCGTATCTTTTTCCGGCTCTGAAGCTTATTGTGACGGCGGCGTTTACACCGAGGGCAGCCCTGGGAGGATTCGTAGGCAGTACTATTCTTTCAGCATCCCGCCATGGAATCGCAAGAGGGCTGTTTTCCGATGAGTCGGGCCTTGGAACCGCGCCGATGGCGGCGGCCAGCGCCAGGACCAGAAATTCCGTGAGGCAGGCGTTAGTCTCCATGACAGGCACTTTTTGGGATACGGTAGTGTTCTGTGCCGTGACCGGCATTGTGATCGTGTCTTCTATGCTTCATAAACCTGCGGTGTTTAACGGGTTATCCGGGGGCCAGCTGGCAGAGCAGTCCTTTGGACTCATGAACCAGTACGGCCACGTTATTTTTGCCGTATCGCTGGTCATCTTTGCCTTTGCCACCATTTTAGGATGGAGCTTTTATGGCGAACGGGCAGTCATATATCTGTTCGGAGGCCGGGGCATCAAATATTACCGGCTGATCTATCTGGCCGCGCTGTTTGCGGGCGCTGTGGCGTCCATGGGAGTGATATGGGAATTTTCCGATCTGCTGAACGGACTGATGGCGGTTCCGAACCTCATCTGCCTGCTGATCCTGCAGGGTGTGATCGTAAAAGAGACCAGATATTTTCTGTGGGGCGGCCATTTGGATGAAAAAGAAGAGCTGGGTGAATAA